One Gemmatimonadota bacterium DNA window includes the following coding sequences:
- a CDS encoding ATP-binding protein codes for MAFINDRLEQLLNEEEGSALDFKRDQYPFEGADNNTKSELLKDILAFANTLRPVTAFILIGVEEVREGHNRVVGVNCHLDDAELQQFVNSKTQKPVIFSYRCYGVNCRYIGVIEIPAQEGPIYLTKGFGKLEAEKVYVRRGSSTDIASPEEIVQMGTMRQSRVGAGQVISTAQQRLEHWHKSGEDRFRHILTDSNGVNWPVSIMDHHYQFSYLISTENDEVVNTDTLKRVLQEVVSRIHHPSFVWRMFDPLNQYPDNVAKFVPENTDGSGKDVIEVNLTADPSFDTSLPDFWRVTPDGRASLIRAYREDRQYNAVSTGRSAGTWLSPKLLILEVAELVAHARLFAHHFNSATSILFLCTWTGLAGRMLDDFRPDYHLTRYNYQSRSNLRITQNRCTLSESTTDWKTIVIGLGRPVLRLFDFPDCDQAFVEECCHGLSIQGE; via the coding sequence ATGGCCTTTATCAATGATCGGCTCGAACAACTCCTCAATGAGGAAGAAGGATCTGCACTTGATTTCAAGAGAGACCAGTATCCGTTTGAAGGAGCCGACAACAATACCAAAAGCGAATTACTCAAGGATATACTTGCCTTTGCTAATACTCTACGTCCAGTCACGGCTTTCATTCTAATCGGAGTGGAAGAGGTAAGGGAAGGACACAACCGAGTTGTGGGCGTAAACTGCCACTTGGACGACGCAGAACTTCAACAGTTCGTGAATAGCAAAACACAAAAACCAGTGATATTCTCATATCGATGTTACGGAGTAAATTGCCGCTATATCGGCGTTATTGAAATACCTGCTCAGGAAGGTCCGATTTATCTTACAAAGGGGTTTGGTAAACTTGAAGCAGAAAAAGTGTATGTCAGACGAGGTAGTTCGACCGATATAGCTTCCCCCGAAGAGATCGTACAAATGGGTACTATGAGGCAGTCTCGTGTCGGCGCAGGACAGGTAATATCTACAGCACAACAGCGACTGGAGCATTGGCATAAATCGGGAGAGGATCGTTTCCGCCATATACTGACTGACTCCAACGGAGTCAACTGGCCAGTTTCGATCATGGACCACCACTACCAGTTCAGTTACTTGATCTCTACAGAAAACGATGAAGTTGTAAATACCGATACACTGAAAAGAGTGCTGCAAGAAGTGGTGTCTAGAATTCATCATCCGAGTTTTGTCTGGCGTATGTTTGATCCACTTAATCAATACCCGGACAATGTAGCGAAATTCGTACCTGAAAATACCGATGGATCAGGTAAAGATGTCATTGAAGTTAATCTTACAGCAGATCCCAGCTTCGACACTTCACTCCCAGATTTCTGGCGGGTGACACCGGACGGTCGAGCTTCTCTTATTCGAGCCTACAGGGAGGACCGCCAATACAATGCCGTGAGCACAGGCAGAAGTGCAGGTACTTGGCTGTCGCCGAAACTGTTGATTTTAGAAGTCGCAGAGCTCGTAGCCCATGCAAGGCTGTTCGCACATCATTTCAATTCGGCAACGAGCATATTGTTTCTTTGTACGTGGACAGGCTTAGCGGGTCGAATGCTCGATGATTTTCGACCTGATTACCACTTAACGAGATACAATTATCAATCAAGGTCAAACCTACGTATTACCCAGAATAGATGCACGTTATCGGAGTCGACAACTGACTGGAAGACAATTGTGATCGGACTCGGTCGTCCGGTGCTTCGTCTTTTTGATTTTCCAGACTGTGACCAAGCCTTCGTAGAAGAGTGTTGCCACGGACTGTCAATACAAGGTGAGTGA
- a CDS encoding SAM-dependent DNA methyltransferase gives MPDHSYFSNLIWQIADLLRGPYRPPQYERVMLPMTVLRRFDCVLAPTKPAVLAEYERWRGRLQGDALDARLNKAAGQRFHNHSQLDFEKLRGDPDNVARHLASYIQSFSSNVRRIFEYFEIETEIEKMQESNILYLVLSKFSDVNLHPNDVPNDQMGLIFENLIRKFNELANETAGDHFTPREVIRLMVNILFIHDDELLATPGTVRKLLDPACGTGGMLAEAQNYLREHHSAAQLYVYGQDYNSRAFATAASDMLMKQVNHNGGGEIYFGDSFTEDRVENETFDYFLTNPPYGVDWKKQKNKIQEEHDKFGFERRFGAGLPRVNDGSFLFLQHMVHKFEPVCPDKHKHGSRLAIVFSGSPLFTGGAGSGESDIRKWIIENDWLEGIIALPEQMFYNTGIGTYIWVITNRKEKRREGKIQLLDARDLWTAGGSEENRRSLGDKRRHISKDQIEEIVQLYGRYENNDRSLLFDNVDFGYTRLTVEQPLRLRYQMTIEDKARFLDACPYLLDDVQEIDKTLGREPKLDWNATWKRIADLLRVRQSRWKKAEQRLFRDVFTEKDPKAEAVKKDARENSYEPDTELRDFENVPLKDDIDAYFEREVRLHIPDAWMDRDKEKVGYEINFNRYFYKYTPPRPLEEIDADLREAEDEIMRLLGEVMA, from the coding sequence ATGCCTGACCACAGCTACTTCTCCAACCTAATCTGGCAGATTGCCGACCTGCTGCGCGGTCCCTATCGCCCGCCACAATACGAGCGTGTCATGCTACCGATGACTGTGCTTCGGCGTTTCGACTGCGTACTCGCTCCGACTAAGCCCGCTGTCCTAGCTGAGTATGAGCGCTGGCGTGGAAGACTCCAAGGCGACGCGCTCGACGCAAGACTAAACAAAGCAGCCGGACAACGCTTCCATAACCACTCCCAGCTTGATTTCGAGAAACTGAGAGGTGACCCGGACAACGTCGCCCGGCACCTCGCCAGCTATATACAGAGCTTTTCGTCTAACGTGCGACGCATCTTTGAGTACTTCGAGATTGAAACCGAGATCGAAAAGATGCAGGAATCCAACATCCTGTACCTCGTTCTATCAAAGTTCTCGGACGTTAACCTGCACCCCAATGACGTTCCAAACGATCAAATGGGACTCATCTTCGAGAATCTAATCCGTAAATTCAACGAGTTGGCTAACGAGACCGCTGGCGATCACTTCACGCCGCGTGAAGTGATTCGGCTCATGGTAAACATCCTCTTCATCCACGATGACGAACTACTCGCCACACCTGGCACCGTGCGCAAGCTTCTTGACCCTGCTTGTGGTACCGGCGGTATGTTGGCCGAGGCACAAAACTACCTGCGAGAGCACCACAGCGCTGCACAGCTTTATGTATACGGACAGGACTACAACAGTCGCGCTTTCGCCACCGCTGCATCTGACATGCTGATGAAGCAGGTTAATCACAATGGCGGCGGCGAAATATACTTTGGCGACAGTTTCACCGAAGATCGGGTCGAGAATGAAACCTTCGACTACTTCCTCACCAATCCACCTTACGGCGTGGACTGGAAAAAACAGAAAAACAAAATCCAAGAAGAGCATGATAAGTTCGGGTTCGAGCGTCGATTCGGTGCCGGGCTCCCGCGTGTGAACGACGGTTCATTTCTGTTCCTGCAACACATGGTTCATAAATTCGAACCTGTGTGCCCAGACAAGCACAAACACGGTTCGCGACTAGCCATCGTGTTTAGCGGCTCGCCTCTCTTTACCGGCGGCGCCGGATCGGGCGAGAGCGACATTCGCAAATGGATCATCGAGAACGACTGGCTCGAAGGTATCATTGCACTGCCAGAGCAGATGTTCTACAACACCGGTATTGGCACCTACATATGGGTTATTACCAATCGCAAGGAAAAACGCCGTGAAGGCAAGATTCAACTGCTCGACGCACGAGACCTATGGACTGCGGGTGGGAGCGAGGAAAATAGGCGCAGTCTTGGGGATAAGCGTCGTCATATCTCTAAGGACCAAATAGAGGAGATCGTGCAACTATACGGTCGCTACGAAAACAACGACCGCTCCTTGCTTTTCGACAATGTTGACTTCGGCTACACGCGTCTGACCGTAGAGCAACCCCTGCGCTTGCGCTACCAAATGACCATTGAAGACAAAGCCCGTTTTCTCGATGCGTGCCCCTACCTGCTCGACGATGTGCAAGAAATCGATAAGACGCTAGGACGTGAACCGAAACTCGATTGGAACGCAACATGGAAGAGAATCGCCGATCTCCTACGTGTGCGTCAATCGCGTTGGAAGAAGGCTGAACAGAGGCTTTTCCGGGATGTTTTCACTGAAAAGGACCCAAAGGCCGAGGCGGTAAAGAAGGATGCCCGGGAAAATAGCTACGAGCCCGACACTGAATTGCGCGACTTTGAAAACGTGCCACTTAAAGACGATATCGACGCGTATTTCGAGCGTGAAGTGCGCCTCCACATCCCTGACGCCTGGATGGACCGTGACAAAGAAAAGGTAGGTTATGAAATCAATTTCAACCGCTACTTTTATAAGTACACCCCTCCACGTCCACTTGAGGAAATCGACGCAGACCTGAGGGAGGCAGAGGATGAGATTATGCGGCTATTGGGGGAGGTAATGGCGTGA
- a CDS encoding restriction endonuclease subunit S has protein sequence MGGGNGVRTDHSPQLRHVFLVTSGATPASGNPEYWDGEIPWVTPEDLSNRKSYWLQNTRRKITHAGYESSGATMAPASSIVLSKRAPIGQLAVLKQSACSNQGCFLLTPRYDADTRFYYYWLSCKVRLLQALGRGSTFMEISADDLRSIRIPTPSPRQQRTIANYLDRETARLDALIAEKERLLHLLAEKRRALITRAVTLGLNPDIRLRDSGITWLGEIPAHWETERARWLFRERDERSDTGAEYLLTVSHLTGVTLRSEKDVNMFEAASKEGYKICFSGDLVINTMWAWMGAMGVSPLDGIVSPSYNVYEPGDRLDPSYINALVRLSAFAQEVMRYSKGVWSSRLRLYPEGFFAIALPVPPVSEQNEIVAHIANETCKSDQLRTATERTVVLLKERRAALISAVVTGQIDVGQ, from the coding sequence ATTGGGGGAGGTAATGGCGTGAGAACGGACCATAGTCCGCAACTTCGTCATGTCTTTTTGGTAACAAGCGGAGCCACACCAGCAAGCGGGAATCCTGAGTACTGGGACGGCGAGATTCCTTGGGTCACGCCGGAGGATTTGAGTAATAGGAAAAGCTATTGGCTTCAGAATACTCGCCGAAAGATTACACATGCTGGTTACGAGTCCTCTGGTGCAACAATGGCTCCCGCCTCTTCGATTGTACTATCGAAGAGAGCGCCGATCGGGCAACTCGCAGTGCTCAAGCAGTCTGCGTGTTCGAACCAAGGCTGCTTTCTGCTAACGCCGCGATACGACGCCGACACGCGGTTTTACTACTACTGGCTCTCCTGCAAAGTCAGACTTCTCCAGGCTCTTGGCCGTGGTTCAACTTTCATGGAAATCAGCGCGGATGACCTAAGGTCGATTCGTATTCCCACCCCTTCTCCGCGCCAGCAACGCACCATTGCCAACTACCTCGACCGCGAGACGGCGCGGCTAGATGCGCTGATTGCCGAAAAAGAGCGGTTGCTGCACTTACTGGCTGAGAAGCGACGTGCGCTCATCACCCGCGCAGTCACCCTTGGTCTCAATCCAGATATCCGGCTCCGAGACTCCGGTATAACTTGGCTTGGAGAGATTCCAGCACATTGGGAGACTGAACGCGCTAGATGGTTGTTCAGGGAACGTGATGAGCGCTCTGATACAGGAGCAGAATATCTCCTCACTGTATCGCACCTCACCGGGGTGACTCTTCGTTCAGAGAAGGACGTCAACATGTTCGAAGCGGCGAGTAAAGAGGGGTATAAGATCTGCTTCTCGGGTGATCTCGTAATCAATACAATGTGGGCGTGGATGGGCGCGATGGGAGTGTCGCCCTTAGACGGTATCGTTAGTCCGTCCTATAACGTCTACGAACCTGGAGATCGTCTTGATCCAAGTTACATCAATGCCCTGGTCCGCTTATCGGCGTTCGCTCAGGAAGTAATGCGATATTCAAAGGGGGTATGGTCATCCCGGCTTCGCCTCTATCCGGAAGGTTTTTTCGCGATTGCACTTCCTGTACCCCCGGTCAGCGAGCAGAACGAAATCGTAGCTCACATTGCAAATGAGACCTGTAAGTCGGATCAGTTGCGCACCGCGACCGAAAGGACTGTAGTGTTGCTCAAAGAGCGCAGGGCGGCACTCATCTCAGCGGTAGTTACCGGCCAAATTGATGTGGGACAATAA
- a CDS encoding AAA family ATPase, translated as MEINSLKLANIRAIEAAEFRFQAGFNLIVGANGVGKSTVLDALRICLSRILPLATDSRAKAMSFDISDIRNNFPFLDAELSMTIGCEKFRFTRRQWRDVFAADNAEYLKKLRRKIMESERLRDRARSLLRELEEPHGVSDSDTFAPSKSELKNTAYAASVAPNCVFFSTNRSVVSNSKVTKSRTAGGKSAAYAEALVSRPMHIAHFANWMRVQETLAEEQNEAKRHLQVLRSAVTRFLPNYESLRPDDEKSTRLMIKQGENELDVGQLSEGERGVLTLVLDLARRLSQANPSLDDPLREGHAIILIDEIDLHLHPKWQRQIVHKLTETFPLCQFIATTHSPQVIGEVPHECIQIIAEDGEVYSPTYSFGVDSSRVLEEIMDADPRTSEVRELLSRLSQVIGKEQFNQALGLIDQLAVRLGDDDPEVTRLRTLLEFMEGE; from the coding sequence ATGGAAATCAACTCGCTGAAGCTTGCCAACATCCGTGCAATTGAAGCTGCTGAATTTCGTTTTCAGGCTGGATTCAACTTGATCGTCGGAGCTAACGGCGTAGGAAAAAGTACCGTTTTGGATGCGCTGCGAATCTGCCTATCTCGGATACTCCCCTTGGCGACAGATTCTCGTGCAAAGGCGATGTCGTTCGATATCAGCGACATACGTAACAACTTTCCGTTCTTGGATGCGGAACTGTCAATGACAATTGGTTGTGAGAAGTTTCGTTTTACGCGACGCCAGTGGCGCGATGTGTTTGCGGCAGATAATGCCGAATACCTCAAGAAACTCAGACGGAAGATTATGGAGTCAGAACGGCTACGTGACCGAGCACGAAGTCTTCTACGTGAACTTGAGGAACCCCATGGGGTTTCTGACTCTGACACCTTTGCGCCGTCAAAGTCAGAACTTAAGAACACCGCCTACGCTGCTTCGGTTGCCCCAAACTGTGTTTTTTTCTCTACCAATCGATCCGTGGTTTCAAATTCTAAAGTAACCAAATCGAGGACGGCTGGAGGTAAGTCAGCAGCTTATGCAGAGGCTCTTGTCTCTCGACCGATGCACATCGCTCATTTTGCCAACTGGATGCGAGTTCAGGAGACTCTCGCAGAGGAGCAAAATGAAGCAAAGCGACATTTACAGGTGCTGCGATCGGCGGTAACTAGATTCCTGCCAAACTATGAGAGCCTTCGTCCTGACGACGAGAAATCAACACGTCTAATGATAAAACAGGGGGAGAACGAACTTGATGTGGGCCAATTGTCGGAAGGCGAGCGCGGTGTATTGACTTTAGTCCTTGACCTTGCTCGACGACTGTCCCAAGCAAATCCATCACTCGACGACCCACTACGGGAAGGTCATGCAATCATTCTGATCGACGAGATCGACCTGCACCTACACCCGAAGTGGCAGCGACAGATCGTTCACAAGCTTACTGAAACCTTTCCACTTTGTCAGTTCATTGCGACGACCCATTCGCCGCAGGTCATCGGCGAAGTGCCTCACGAATGCATCCAGATCATCGCGGAGGACGGTGAGGTCTATTCGCCAACTTACTCCTTTGGCGTCGATTCAAGCCGGGTCTTGGAAGAGATTATGGACGCGGATCCGAGAACATCGGAGGTGAGGGAACTACTGTCGCGGTTGTCTCAAGTGATTGGAAAAGAGCAGTTTAACCAAGCTCTCGGCCTGATAGACCAACTCGCCGTCCGCTTAGGAGACGACGACCCCGAAGTAACACGTCTACGTACCCTACTTGAATTCATGGAGGGGGAATGA
- a CDS encoding TIGR02646 family protein: MRTITKGVEPPSLMQHRLTRYCDYGNYADKAVLREAMVREQRGLCCYCMRRIHSDTTTMKIEHWRCQSRYPTEQLNYRNLLAACLGGEGRPPHLQHCDTKKGDNDILWNPANPLHHIETRLRYDVDGSIRSDDPTFDAQLCQVLNLNLAQLKNNRKGVLDAVLEWWRHMKAKLNGPVPRMRFERERDRWLPQTGELKPYCQVVISWLDQRLKRMST; the protein is encoded by the coding sequence ATGAGGACGATCACCAAAGGCGTCGAGCCTCCAAGTCTCATGCAGCATCGTTTGACGCGGTACTGCGACTACGGCAACTACGCAGACAAGGCCGTGCTTCGGGAGGCAATGGTGAGGGAGCAACGCGGGCTGTGTTGCTATTGCATGAGGCGGATTCACAGTGACACGACTACAATGAAGATTGAGCACTGGCGCTGCCAGAGTCGTTATCCGACGGAACAACTCAACTATCGCAATCTTCTCGCTGCTTGTTTGGGTGGTGAGGGCCGGCCACCACACCTCCAGCACTGTGACACGAAAAAGGGAGATAACGATATCCTATGGAATCCAGCTAATCCTTTACATCATATCGAAACGCGGCTTCGATATGATGTAGATGGCAGTATCCGATCAGATGATCCCACGTTTGACGCCCAACTCTGCCAGGTGCTGAACCTCAACCTCGCGCAACTAAAGAACAACCGAAAAGGCGTTCTCGATGCAGTTCTTGAATGGTGGCGTCACATGAAAGCAAAACTCAATGGTCCGGTACCGCGAATGAGGTTTGAACGGGAACGTGATCGGTGGCTCCCTCAGACAGGAGAACTAAAGCCATACTGTCAGGTCGTCATATCGTGGCTAGATCAGCGCTTGAAAAGAATGTCCACATGA
- a CDS encoding type I restriction endonuclease subunit R: MSNSRHSESAFETIIETHLRQGGYIAIAKDGFDRERAIFPQTVLAFIRETQPSEWARLEKLHGDQTGQQILSDLCKWMDTNGSLATLRHGFKCYGRTLYAAFFKAAHELNPELEARYAANQLGITRQLRFSPQSEKSLDVTLSLNGIPIATVELKNPLTGQAVADAIHQYRRDRNPREPIFEFKRRTLVHFAVDTECVRMTTRLAGDATHFLPFDKGSEGGTGNPHDPAGRSYRTAYLWEEVLARDSLLDILARFIHLQTEEKRDDQGRKVKAETMIFPRYHQLHAVRLLVQKARCEGVGNNYLIEHSAGSGKSNTIGWLAHRLASLHNESNERVFDSVIVVTDRVVLDQQLQDTIYQFEHKLGVVQKIDAHSRQLAEALGNAVPIIITTLQKFPFVSRQLLKIAEEHGVEGTGVLPTRRCAVVIDEAHSSQGGETATDLKEVLGGEDLQEEARNRAEEEGHEDQEELFRSMAKRGRQANLSFFAFTATPKHKTLAVFGQNGEPVHRYTMRQAIGEEFILDVLENYTTYATYFKLLKACEDDPNVERKKAALALARFLRLHPHNIAQKTEVMVEHFQAVTRHKIRGRAKAMVVTGSRLEAVRYKQSFDRYIKEKGYAIKTLVAFSGEVRDDKLPEVTYTEEKMNSGIRQKELPEKFATKEYQVLLVAEKYQTGFDQPLLHTMYVDRRLAGIQAVQTLSRLNRIHPHKEDTFVLDFVNDREEIREAFSVYYEGTEMGEEVDPARMYEVKEELDASGIYLGEEVEQFCAVYFKPKKRHNIQDHQAMNAALDPAVTRFADHRNDDEAEAEHWRAKVQAFRNLYGFLSQIIPYQDSDLERLYVFLRHLAAKLPKRGTGPAYRFDDEVRLEYYRLQKITEGSISPTEGESRVLDGPTEVGSGAAHEESMPLSQLIDVVNERFGTDFNQADQLFFDQIVEAAMSDERLRQAAAVNPEDKFELVFRNTLQQLFVERMDQNEEIFVRFMNDQSFQKVVNEWLSSQTYQKLRKVDEEPPTAGSGMYPPELNVVAGDPEERYVNCVPLVPLRIAAGTFSDKQYIEEQDFDWVAFNTSHRLRQGMFVAQVEGESMLPTIPDGAYCLFRAPVEGTRQGKTVLVQLRDAIDPETGARFTVKRYESEKVMEDDSWQHTKITLKPINPEFNPIILTESDEGDVAVIAEFLEVVTAPDEADREI, encoded by the coding sequence ATGAGCAATTCTAGGCATTCGGAATCCGCCTTCGAAACCATCATCGAAACCCACTTACGCCAGGGCGGATACATTGCCATTGCTAAAGACGGCTTCGACCGCGAACGGGCAATCTTCCCTCAAACCGTACTCGCTTTCATCCGCGAAACCCAACCCTCTGAATGGGCCAGATTAGAAAAACTCCACGGCGACCAGACCGGCCAGCAGATTCTCTCGGACCTATGCAAGTGGATGGACACCAATGGCTCGCTTGCGACGCTCCGCCACGGCTTCAAGTGCTACGGTCGGACACTCTATGCAGCGTTCTTCAAAGCCGCCCACGAACTGAACCCAGAGCTTGAGGCCCGCTACGCAGCTAACCAGCTCGGAATCACTCGCCAACTCCGTTTCTCCCCTCAGTCGGAAAAGTCACTCGATGTAACACTGAGTCTGAACGGTATCCCTATCGCCACGGTGGAACTCAAGAACCCGCTTACCGGTCAGGCAGTAGCAGACGCGATCCACCAGTACCGGCGAGACCGCAATCCACGAGAGCCGATCTTCGAGTTCAAACGCCGCACGCTCGTACATTTCGCTGTCGATACCGAGTGCGTACGTATGACCACGCGCCTGGCCGGCGACGCAACTCACTTCCTGCCCTTTGACAAGGGATCCGAAGGCGGCACCGGGAATCCGCACGATCCGGCGGGTCGTAGCTATCGTACGGCCTATCTCTGGGAGGAAGTACTCGCCCGGGACAGCCTGCTCGACATACTCGCCCGGTTCATCCACTTGCAGACCGAAGAGAAGCGCGACGACCAGGGTCGCAAGGTGAAGGCAGAAACGATGATTTTCCCTCGCTATCATCAGCTTCATGCCGTTCGCCTACTGGTGCAGAAGGCTCGCTGCGAAGGCGTCGGCAACAACTATCTCATAGAGCATTCGGCCGGCAGCGGTAAAAGCAATACGATCGGCTGGCTCGCCCACCGTCTTGCTTCCCTGCACAACGAGTCAAACGAGCGTGTCTTCGACAGCGTGATCGTGGTGACCGATCGCGTTGTACTGGACCAGCAACTGCAAGACACGATCTACCAGTTCGAGCACAAGCTCGGTGTCGTACAGAAGATTGACGCGCATTCCCGGCAGCTTGCCGAGGCCCTGGGAAACGCTGTCCCTATTATCATCACCACGCTCCAGAAATTTCCGTTTGTTTCGCGGCAATTGCTCAAGATAGCCGAGGAGCACGGCGTTGAAGGGACAGGCGTACTGCCCACTCGACGCTGCGCCGTCGTCATCGATGAAGCGCACAGTTCGCAGGGTGGGGAGACGGCGACGGATCTCAAGGAGGTCCTTGGGGGTGAAGATCTCCAAGAGGAAGCTCGGAATCGCGCCGAGGAGGAAGGCCACGAGGATCAGGAGGAACTGTTCCGCAGCATGGCCAAGCGCGGTCGGCAGGCGAATCTGAGTTTCTTCGCATTCACGGCCACGCCCAAACATAAAACCCTTGCCGTATTCGGCCAGAATGGGGAACCAGTTCACCGGTACACGATGAGGCAGGCCATTGGGGAAGAGTTCATCCTCGACGTGCTCGAGAATTACACCACGTACGCGACATACTTCAAGCTGCTCAAAGCGTGCGAAGACGATCCGAACGTAGAGCGTAAGAAGGCGGCGCTTGCGCTCGCGCGTTTCTTACGCCTGCACCCGCACAATATAGCTCAGAAGACCGAGGTGATGGTCGAGCACTTCCAAGCGGTTACTCGGCATAAAATCCGCGGTCGGGCTAAAGCGATGGTCGTCACTGGATCCCGACTTGAGGCGGTACGCTACAAGCAGAGTTTTGATCGCTACATCAAGGAGAAGGGATACGCGATCAAAACCCTGGTAGCCTTCTCAGGAGAAGTCCGTGACGATAAGCTCCCGGAAGTAACGTACACCGAAGAGAAGATGAACTCCGGCATCCGGCAGAAGGAACTTCCCGAGAAGTTCGCGACCAAGGAGTATCAGGTGCTACTCGTCGCGGAGAAATACCAGACCGGTTTCGACCAACCGCTCCTGCACACGATGTACGTGGATCGGCGACTTGCCGGCATTCAGGCGGTCCAGACGCTCTCCCGGCTGAACCGTATCCATCCCCACAAGGAGGACACTTTCGTCCTCGATTTCGTAAATGACCGGGAAGAAATCCGCGAGGCGTTCAGTGTCTACTACGAAGGAACGGAGATGGGAGAGGAAGTGGACCCGGCACGTATGTATGAGGTCAAGGAAGAACTCGACGCATCTGGTATCTATCTCGGTGAAGAGGTTGAACAGTTTTGTGCCGTTTACTTCAAACCTAAAAAGCGTCATAACATTCAGGATCACCAAGCTATGAACGCCGCACTCGATCCTGCCGTAACGAGATTTGCAGATCATCGGAATGACGACGAGGCCGAGGCCGAACACTGGCGCGCAAAGGTACAGGCTTTTCGCAACCTCTACGGTTTCCTGAGCCAGATCATCCCATACCAGGATTCGGATCTGGAACGCTTGTACGTTTTCCTTCGCCACCTGGCCGCCAAGCTGCCCAAGCGTGGGACCGGTCCAGCCTATCGGTTTGACGACGAGGTGCGACTCGAGTATTACCGCCTGCAGAAAATTACTGAAGGCTCAATTTCCCCTACGGAAGGTGAATCGCGGGTGTTGGATGGACCGACCGAGGTCGGTAGCGGTGCCGCCCATGAGGAGTCGATGCCGCTTTCTCAGCTCATTGACGTTGTCAACGAACGCTTCGGTACCGATTTCAATCAGGCGGACCAACTCTTCTTCGATCAGATCGTCGAAGCGGCCATGAGCGACGAAAGACTGCGCCAAGCAGCCGCGGTGAATCCGGAGGACAAATTCGAACTGGTATTCAGGAATACGTTACAGCAACTCTTTGTCGAGCGTATGGACCAGAACGAGGAGATATTTGTACGCTTCATGAACGACCAGTCGTTTCAAAAGGTGGTCAACGAATGGCTTTCCTCTCAGACGTATCAGAAGCTTCGAAAGGTGGATGAGGAACCGCCTACCGCTGGATCTGGTATGTACCCACCCGAGTTGAACGTTGTAGCAGGTGACCCTGAAGAACGTTACGTCAACTGCGTACCCCTAGTGCCGCTCAGGATCGCAGCCGGTACCTTTAGCGATAAGCAGTACATAGAAGAACAGGATTTCGATTGGGTGGCCTTCAATACAAGCCATCGCCTACGACAGGGGATGTTCGTCGCACAGGTCGAGGGCGAGTCGATGTTGCCGACCATACCAGACGGTGCGTACTGCCTGTTCCGAGCCCCGGTGGAGGGTACTCGCCAGGGCAAGACCGTGCTGGTCCAACTAAGGGACGCCATCGACCCGGAAACAGGGGCACGCTTCACCGTCAAACGGTACGAAAGCGAAAAGGTGATGGAGGACGATTCATGGCAACACACCAAAATCACACTTAAACCAATTAACCCGGAGTTTAATCCTATCATTCTTACCGAGAGCGACGAAGGTGATGTAGCAGTAATAGCAGAATTTCTCGAAGTGGTAACCGCTCCCGATGAAGCAGATCGCGAAATCTAG
- a CDS encoding type II toxin-antitoxin system Phd/YefM family antitoxin, which produces MRIVNMHEAKTHLSRLVRDAENGEPFIIARAGKPVVKVISVDTADPDTGVTHRIGFLDGQFTVPDDFDHMGSAEIKKIFENEQ; this is translated from the coding sequence ATGCGAATTGTAAACATGCACGAGGCCAAGACCCATCTGTCGAGGCTCGTCCGAGACGCTGAGAACGGTGAACCGTTTATCATTGCACGGGCCGGAAAACCCGTCGTAAAGGTCATATCCGTCGACACGGCGGATCCGGATACAGGCGTAACGCATCGGATAGGTTTTCTGGATGGCCAGTTTACCGTACCCGATGATTTTGACCACATGGGTTCAGCGGAAATCAAGAAGATCTTCGAGAACGAGCAGTGA